In one Solanum dulcamara chromosome 1, daSolDulc1.2, whole genome shotgun sequence genomic region, the following are encoded:
- the LOC129883468 gene encoding protein GFS12 isoform X2, whose translation MGREMCFECLQRRIQSDFSDQLIFCCGLSDSPLPFGSTAVVQPSSSNGEGLPQFLLMYMPLHKDSCLANYIDQHHLEDLDQHHLEDLEARTNSGSGCAVPVTIDQVKAENGGRHKSLYGLGCQNVTCNFSGTFSCFRTLPALAPVARIGISSSSLVEGIVSEFLSGSLEDHILNSLTLMIEGKRSGLESVNFLSLVGIPSFGEEQLPGCIRHPNISPTLGMLKNSGQLNLLLPKMPHTLENILHFSPGALKSDWHMRYLLFQLLSGLAYMHGLGVPHGNICPSSISLVDSLWCWLPICSKFLQSSVSISKIEGSRDSGVSCCFDGCPLQSLYADLSLSQSTDWYSSFKHWWRGEISNFEYLLILNQLAGRRWGDNTFYIVMPWVIDFSVKPDENNDTGWRDLTKSKWRLAKGDEQLDFTYSTSEIPHHISDECLSELAVCSYKARRLPLTVLRLAVRSVYEPNEYPSTMQRLYQWTPDECIPEFYCDPQIFYSVHSGMSDLAIPSWAGTPEEFVKLHRDALESDRVSHQLHHWIDITFGYKLCGDAAVAAKNVMLPSSAPTKPKSVGRRQLFTKPHHRRLAKTSEAEMNQLPTSDVTEQALAFETSFLHELEAAAAFSEHAPHLDPIYNLHPDVHEELDSPRKGLSTKTLENITSRKTGSSINTVMPSVVDGNYLIKNIEVVDDVSAGYQALLLWKQKCSHSHIYSKDVANDIFAVGCILAELHLRRPLFDPTSLDAYLESGVLPALVKQLPPDTQVVVESCIQKDWRGRPTAKCLLDSPYFLATIKSSYLFLAPLQLIAKDESRLHYAAAFAQQGALKAMGTFAAEMCAPNCLKLVLNPLSDSEAEWGCIVLTEFLRCLNPEAVKKLVIPAIQKILQGTGPSHLKVSLLQGSFVLDIWNKIGKQAYVETIHPFVVLNLHGTPCKNSAAPASVLLIGSSEELGIPITVHQTILPLLHCFGKGLSDDGIDVLVRIGSLFGEDFIVKQILPLLRIVILSCIDNSFANKHETAQSWSALALIDTLMTLDGLTAFLTREVLVKELVEDGKFLYLQILMQTNLGIQVVEGAARSLLALCQQIGSDLTALHVLPKLRQLFDELAFSQEKAGHSSIKGGSLRGPNTKWEDENKITSRLDLVMLLYPSFASLLGIEKLRQCCATWLLLEQFLLRRYNWKWESAGESSRSGPSSIYARKPSHGESLTSNCTPDKMLLNGLGWSTPQSQGKRGTKPPMINRHPSSQHQDSADRNARGSDFSRIEPWYWFPSPAANWSGPDFIGRPGGSKDELPWKIKASVLHSVRAHQGVLRSIAVCQDECNLFTAGVAPGFKGTVQKWELSRIVSISGYYGHEEVVNDISLLASSGRVASCDGTVHVWNGQTGKLISVFAEFSTSSVHHTSSLPKASKLNVEQANMLHFNPLSGGILNTDGNLYTSMYYSEYLDNIVVGTGNGSLRFIDVRQGQKLHLWRCEATESNFPSLISSICSCASTKQQYGNPQYPSWVAVGQSSGYCRLFDVRSGKIISSWQAHDGFVTKIATPEEHLLVSSSLDRTLRIWDLRRNWKSKPLASRGHTDGVSDFSIWGQNVISIFRSKIGLSSLASSSDEDIQQFVTPQYLYMGDRESKNASVLSSINVLPFSRLFVVGTEDGHLKMCC comes from the exons atggGAAGAGAAATGTGCTTTGAGTGTTTACAACGTCGAATTCAATCAGATTTCTCTGACCAACTTATTTTCTGTTGTGGTCTTTCTGATTCTCCTCTTCCCTTTGGTTCTACTGCTGTTGTTCAG CCATCAAGTTCAAATGGAGAAGGGTTGCCACAGTTTCTGCTGATGTATATGCCTCTTCATAAAGATAGTTGCTTGGCTAATTACAT TGATCAGCATCATTTGGAAGATCTTGATCAGCATCATTTGGAAGATCTTGAAGCCAGAACGAATAGTGGCAGTGGGTGTGCAGTCCCGGTGACAATTGATCAGGTTAAAGCTGAG AATGGTGGCAGACATAAATCCCTGTATGGCTTAGGGTGTCAAAATGTGACCTGTAACTTTTCTGGTACATTTTCTTGCTTTAGGACACTGCCTGCCCTGGCTCCAGTTGCTCGGATTGggatttcttcatcttcattagTTGAAGGTATTGTTTCAGAGTTCTTGTCTGGATCccttgaagatcatattttaaattctcTAACTCTCATGATAGAAGGTAAAAGATCAGGATTAGAGAGTGTGAACTTTCTTAGTTTAGTGGGGATTCCTTCATTTGGTGAAGAGCAACTTCCTGGCTGCATAAGGCATCCAAACATTTCTCCAACTTTGGGAATGCTAAAAAATTCTGGTCAACTTAATTTGTTGCTTCCAAAAATGCCACATACCTTGGAAAACATTCTTCACTTTAGCCCTGGTGCCTTAAAGTCTGACTGGCATATGCGATATTTACTCTTCCAGCTACTATCAGGGTTGGCGTACATGCATGGTTTAGGTGTTCCCCATGGTAATATCTGTCCATCCAGTATATCATTGGTTGATTCCTTATGGTGTTGGCTACCCATTTGTAGTAAGTTCCTCCAGAGTTCtgtttcaatttccaaaataGAGGGTAGTCGTGATTCAGGAGTTAGTTGCTGTTTTGATGGGTGCCCTTTACAAAGTCTTTATGCTGATCTAAGCCTCTCCCAGTCTACAGATTGGTATTCTAGCTTTAAACATTGGTGGAGGGGTGAAATAAGTAACTTTGAATATCTGTTAATCTTAAACCAATTAGCAGGGAGAAGGTGGGGTGATAATACCTTTTATATTGTAATGCCATGGGTCATAGATTTTAGTGTGAAACCTGATGAGAATAATGACACTGGATGGAGAGATTTAACTAAGAGCAAATGGCGGCTGGCAAAGGGTGACGAGCAATTAGACTTCACATATTCAACATCTGAAATTCCTCATCATATATCAGATGAGTGCCTGTCTGAGCTGGCTGTCTGCAGTTATAAGGCGAGGAGGTTGCCTTTGACTGTTCTGAGGTTGGCTGTTCGTTCAGTTTATGAACCAAATGAATATCCTTCTACTATGCAAAGACTATATCAATGGACACCAGATGAGTGCATTCCGGAATTTTATTGTGATCCCCAGATATTTTATTCTGTACATTCTGGGATGTCTGATTTGGCTATTCCTTCATGGGCTGGCACTCCTGAGGAGTTCGTCAAGTTGCATAGAGATGCTTTAGAAAGCGATAGGGTATCACACCAACTACATCATTGGATTGATATCACTTTTGGCTACAAATTGTGCGGTGATGCTGCTGTTGCTGCCAAAAATGTTATGCTGCCCTCATCTGCTCCTACAAAACCGAAGTCAGTGGGACGCCGTCAACTTTTCACTAAACCACATCATCGGCGGCTTGCCAAGACCAGTGAAGCAGAAATGAATCAGCTCCCAACAAGTGATGTGACTGAGCAAGCTTTGGCTTTTGAAACTTCATTCCTGCATGAATTGGAAGCAGCAGCTGCATTTTCTGAGCATGCACCTCATTTGGATCCTATCTACAACTTGCATCCAGATGTTCATGAAGAGCTTGACTCACCTAGGAAAGGCCTATCAACTAAGACATTAGAAAATATTACGTCCAGAAAAACTGGCTCTAGTATCAATACTGTCATGCCATCTGTTGTTGATGGGAATTACCTTATCAAGAATATTGAAGTGGTTGATGATGTATCTGCGGGATATCAAGCACTATTGCTTTGGAAACAGAAATGTTCCCATTCACACATTTATTCTAAAGATGTTGCTAATGATATCTTTGCAGTTGGCTGCATCTTAGCAGAACTCCACTTGAGAAGGCCACTTTTTGATCCAACCTCTTTGGATGCGTACTTAGAGAGCGGTGTCTTACCTGCTTTAGTAAAACAGCTTCCCCCTGACACTCAAGTTGTTGTTGAATCCTGCATCCAAAAGGATTGGAGGGG gAGGCCTACTGCCAAATGTCTTTTGGACTCTCCTTATTTTCTAGCAACAATCAAGTCATCCTATTTGTTTCTTGCCCCCCTTCAACTTATAGCAAAAGATGAATCACGACTTCATTATGCTGCAGCTTTTGCTCAACAAGGAGCCTTGAAAGCAATGGGAACATTTGCTGCCGAAATGTGTGCTCCTAACTGTTTGAAATTAGTCTTGAATCCTTTATCAGATTCGGAAGCTGAATGGGGTTGCATAGTACTTACAGAATTTTTGAGGTGTCTGAATCCAGAAGCTGTAAAGAAGTTGGTCATACCTGCTATCCAGAAGATTCTTCAG GGGACTGGTCCTTCACAtttgaaggtttctcttctccaaGGTTCCTTTGTGCTGGATATATGGAACAAGATTGGTAAACAAGCGTATGTGGAGACTATACACCCATTTGTGGTATTAAACTTACACGGTACTCCTTGCAAGAACTCTGCGGCTCCTGCTTCTGTCCTGTTGATTGGGTCTAGTGAGGAACTTGGTATTCCAATTACTGTTCATCAG ACAATTTTACCTCTCCTTCACTGCTTTGGCAAGGGGCTCAGTGATGATGGAATTGATGTCTTAGTTAGAATTG GTAGTCTTTTTGGAGAAGATTTCATAGTCAAACAGATTCTACCATTGCTAAGAATTGTCATTCTTTCGTGCATTGACAATTCATTTGCAAATAAGCATGAAACTGCACAAAGTTGGAGTGCTTTGGCCTTAATTGACACTCTGATGACTTTAGATGGTCTTACTGCTTTTTTGACCAGGGAGGTGCTTGTTAAGGAGCTTGTTGAA GATGGAAAATTCTTATATCTTCAAATTCTCATGCAGACCAACTTGGGAATTCAGGTGGTCGAG GGTGCTGCAAGAAGTCTGCTAGCTCTTTGTCAGCAAATTGGATCAGATTTAACAGCGCTGCACGTCCTTCCAAAACTCAGGCAACTTTTTGATGAGCTTGCATTCTCCCAGGAGAAAGCAGGTCATTCTAGCATCAAAGGAGGAAGCCTTCGAGGTCCCAACACCAAGTGGGAGGATGAGAACAAAATTACAAGCCGTTTGGACCTTGT GATGCTTTTATATCCATCATTTGCGTCTCTTCTTGGTATAGAGAAGCTTCGCCAATGTTGTGCCACATGGTTGCTACTAGAGCAGTTTCTTCTGCGCCGTTATAACTGGAAG TGGGAATCCGCAGGGGAATCTTCTCGAAGTGGTCCATCTAGTATATATGCTAGAAAGCCGAGTCATGGCGAGAGCTTAACATCTAACTGTACTCCAGATAAGATGTTGCTGAATGGGTTAGGGTGGTCAACGCCTCAATCACAAGGAAAAAGGGGTACCAAACCTCCTATGATAAACAGACATCCGTCTAGCCAACATCAGGATTCTGCTGATAGGAATGCAAGAGGCTCAGATTTTAGCAGGATTGAGCCCTGGTATTGGTTCCCCAGTCCAGCTGCTAATTGGAGTGGCCCTGATTTTATTGGCCGTCCTGGTGGTTCAAAGGATGAACTTCCATGGAAAATCAAAGCATCAGTTCTGCACTCTGTTCGAGCACATCAAGGAGTGCTAAGGTCTATAGCAGTCTGCCAAGATGAATGCAATCTTTTCACTGCTGGAGTTGCTCCAGGATTCAAAGGAACTGTTCAAAAGTGGGAGTTGTCAAGAATTGTTTCTATATCTGGTTATTATGGCCATGAGGAG GTTGTGAATGACATTTCTCTTTTGGCATCAAGTGGAAGGGTAGCTTCCTGTGATGGGACAGTACATGTATGGAATGGCCAAACGGGGAAGCTGATATCTGTGTTTGCAGAGTTTTCTACAAGCTCTGTGCATCATACAAGCTCTTTGCCAAAAGCTTCAAAGTTGAATGTGGAACAGGCTAATATGCTACATTTTAATCCATTGTCAGGTGGAATATTGAACACTGATGGTAATTTGTACACCAGTATGTATTACTCAGAATATCTGGACAATATTGTTGTGGGTACTGGAAATGGCTCTCTCAG ATTCATTGATGTCAGACAAGGTCAAAAACTTCATTTATGGAGGTGTGAAGCTACCGAATCCAATTTTCCTTCACTGATTTCATCCATATGTTCATGTGCTTCGACTAAACAGCAATACGGAAATCCTCAATATCCATCTTGGGTTGCTGTTGGGCAAAGTTCTGGGTATTGCAGGCTATTTGATGTGAGGAGTGGCAAAATTATTTCCTCATGGCAAGCTCATGATGGTTTTGTCACTAAG ATAGCCACACCGGAAGAGCATTTGCTGGTTTCAAGCTCTCTTGACCGCACCTTAAGGATTTGGGACTTGAGAAG AAATTGGAAATCAAAACCCTTGGCTTCCAGAGGTCACACTGATGGTGTTTCTGATTTCTCCATTTGGGGGCAAAATGTGATTTCAATTTTCCGCAGTAAAATTGGGCTTTCTTCTTTGGCCAGTTCTTCTGATGAA GACATCCAGCAATTCGTCACGCCTCAGTATCTCTACATGGGTGATCGTGAATCAAAAAACGCGTCTGTTTTATCAAGTATCAATGTCTTACCTTTCTCGCGGCTCTTTGTGGTTGGAACAGAAGATGGTCATTTGAAGATGTGTTGCTAG
- the LOC129883468 gene encoding protein GFS12 isoform X5: MGREMCFECLQRRIQSDFSDQLIFCCGLSDSPLPFGSTAVVQPSSSNGEGLPQFLLMYMPLHKDSCLANYIDQHHLEDLDQHHLEDLEARTNSGSGCAVPVTIDQVKAEVSVGLSSDKTSSLETRSSESEDLQNGGRHKSLYGLGCQNVTCNFSGTFSCFRTLPALAPVARIGISSSSLVEVGCILAELHLRRPLFDPTSLDAYLESGVLPALVKQLPPDTQVVVESCIQKDWRGRPTAKCLLDSPYFLATIKSSYLFLAPLQLIAKDESRLHYAAAFAQQGALKAMGTFAAEMCAPNCLKLVLNPLSDSEAEWGCIVLTEFLRCLNPEAVKKLVIPAIQKILQGTGPSHLKVSLLQGSFVLDIWNKIGKQAYVETIHPFVVLNLHGTPCKNSAAPASVLLIGSSEELGIPITVHQTILPLLHCFGKGLSDDGIDVLVRIGSLFGEDFIVKQILPLLRIVILSCIDNSFANKHETAQSWSALALIDTLMTLDGLTAFLTREVLVKELVEDGKFLYLQILMQTNLGIQVVEGAARSLLALCQQIGSDLTALHVLPKLRQLFDELAFSQEKAGHSSIKGGSLRGPNTKWEDENKITSRLDLVMLLYPSFASLLGIEKLRQCCATWLLLEQFLLRRYNWKWESAGESSRSGPSSIYARKPSHGESLTSNCTPDKMLLNGLGWSTPQSQGKRGTKPPMINRHPSSQHQDSADRNARGSDFSRIEPWYWFPSPAANWSGPDFIGRPGGSKDELPWKIKASVLHSVRAHQGVLRSIAVCQDECNLFTAGVAPGFKGTVQKWELSRIVSISGYYGHEEVVNDISLLASSGRVASCDGTVHVWNGQTGKLISVFAEFSTSSVHHTSSLPKASKLNVEQANMLHFNPLSGGILNTDGNLYTSMYYSEYLDNIVVGTGNGSLRFIDVRQGQKLHLWRCEATESNFPSLISSICSCASTKQQYGNPQYPSWVAVGQSSGYCRLFDVRSGKIISSWQAHDGFVTKIATPEEHLLVSSSLDRTLRIWDLRRNWKSKPLASRGHTDGVSDFSIWGQNVISIFRSKIGLSSLASSSDEDIQQFVTPQYLYMGDRESKNASVLSSINVLPFSRLFVVGTEDGHLKMCC; this comes from the exons atggGAAGAGAAATGTGCTTTGAGTGTTTACAACGTCGAATTCAATCAGATTTCTCTGACCAACTTATTTTCTGTTGTGGTCTTTCTGATTCTCCTCTTCCCTTTGGTTCTACTGCTGTTGTTCAG CCATCAAGTTCAAATGGAGAAGGGTTGCCACAGTTTCTGCTGATGTATATGCCTCTTCATAAAGATAGTTGCTTGGCTAATTACAT TGATCAGCATCATTTGGAAGATCTTGATCAGCATCATTTGGAAGATCTTGAAGCCAGAACGAATAGTGGCAGTGGGTGTGCAGTCCCGGTGACAATTGATCAGGTTAAAGCTGAGGTCAGTGTTGGACTTTCCAGTGATAAAACTTCTTCATTAGAAACTAGATCATCTGAAAGTGAAGATTTGCAGAATGGTGGCAGACATAAATCCCTGTATGGCTTAGGGTGTCAAAATGTGACCTGTAACTTTTCTGGTACATTTTCTTGCTTTAGGACACTGCCTGCCCTGGCTCCAGTTGCTCGGATTGggatttcttcatcttcattagTTGAAG TTGGCTGCATCTTAGCAGAACTCCACTTGAGAAGGCCACTTTTTGATCCAACCTCTTTGGATGCGTACTTAGAGAGCGGTGTCTTACCTGCTTTAGTAAAACAGCTTCCCCCTGACACTCAAGTTGTTGTTGAATCCTGCATCCAAAAGGATTGGAGGGG gAGGCCTACTGCCAAATGTCTTTTGGACTCTCCTTATTTTCTAGCAACAATCAAGTCATCCTATTTGTTTCTTGCCCCCCTTCAACTTATAGCAAAAGATGAATCACGACTTCATTATGCTGCAGCTTTTGCTCAACAAGGAGCCTTGAAAGCAATGGGAACATTTGCTGCCGAAATGTGTGCTCCTAACTGTTTGAAATTAGTCTTGAATCCTTTATCAGATTCGGAAGCTGAATGGGGTTGCATAGTACTTACAGAATTTTTGAGGTGTCTGAATCCAGAAGCTGTAAAGAAGTTGGTCATACCTGCTATCCAGAAGATTCTTCAG GGGACTGGTCCTTCACAtttgaaggtttctcttctccaaGGTTCCTTTGTGCTGGATATATGGAACAAGATTGGTAAACAAGCGTATGTGGAGACTATACACCCATTTGTGGTATTAAACTTACACGGTACTCCTTGCAAGAACTCTGCGGCTCCTGCTTCTGTCCTGTTGATTGGGTCTAGTGAGGAACTTGGTATTCCAATTACTGTTCATCAG ACAATTTTACCTCTCCTTCACTGCTTTGGCAAGGGGCTCAGTGATGATGGAATTGATGTCTTAGTTAGAATTG GTAGTCTTTTTGGAGAAGATTTCATAGTCAAACAGATTCTACCATTGCTAAGAATTGTCATTCTTTCGTGCATTGACAATTCATTTGCAAATAAGCATGAAACTGCACAAAGTTGGAGTGCTTTGGCCTTAATTGACACTCTGATGACTTTAGATGGTCTTACTGCTTTTTTGACCAGGGAGGTGCTTGTTAAGGAGCTTGTTGAA GATGGAAAATTCTTATATCTTCAAATTCTCATGCAGACCAACTTGGGAATTCAGGTGGTCGAG GGTGCTGCAAGAAGTCTGCTAGCTCTTTGTCAGCAAATTGGATCAGATTTAACAGCGCTGCACGTCCTTCCAAAACTCAGGCAACTTTTTGATGAGCTTGCATTCTCCCAGGAGAAAGCAGGTCATTCTAGCATCAAAGGAGGAAGCCTTCGAGGTCCCAACACCAAGTGGGAGGATGAGAACAAAATTACAAGCCGTTTGGACCTTGT GATGCTTTTATATCCATCATTTGCGTCTCTTCTTGGTATAGAGAAGCTTCGCCAATGTTGTGCCACATGGTTGCTACTAGAGCAGTTTCTTCTGCGCCGTTATAACTGGAAG TGGGAATCCGCAGGGGAATCTTCTCGAAGTGGTCCATCTAGTATATATGCTAGAAAGCCGAGTCATGGCGAGAGCTTAACATCTAACTGTACTCCAGATAAGATGTTGCTGAATGGGTTAGGGTGGTCAACGCCTCAATCACAAGGAAAAAGGGGTACCAAACCTCCTATGATAAACAGACATCCGTCTAGCCAACATCAGGATTCTGCTGATAGGAATGCAAGAGGCTCAGATTTTAGCAGGATTGAGCCCTGGTATTGGTTCCCCAGTCCAGCTGCTAATTGGAGTGGCCCTGATTTTATTGGCCGTCCTGGTGGTTCAAAGGATGAACTTCCATGGAAAATCAAAGCATCAGTTCTGCACTCTGTTCGAGCACATCAAGGAGTGCTAAGGTCTATAGCAGTCTGCCAAGATGAATGCAATCTTTTCACTGCTGGAGTTGCTCCAGGATTCAAAGGAACTGTTCAAAAGTGGGAGTTGTCAAGAATTGTTTCTATATCTGGTTATTATGGCCATGAGGAG GTTGTGAATGACATTTCTCTTTTGGCATCAAGTGGAAGGGTAGCTTCCTGTGATGGGACAGTACATGTATGGAATGGCCAAACGGGGAAGCTGATATCTGTGTTTGCAGAGTTTTCTACAAGCTCTGTGCATCATACAAGCTCTTTGCCAAAAGCTTCAAAGTTGAATGTGGAACAGGCTAATATGCTACATTTTAATCCATTGTCAGGTGGAATATTGAACACTGATGGTAATTTGTACACCAGTATGTATTACTCAGAATATCTGGACAATATTGTTGTGGGTACTGGAAATGGCTCTCTCAG ATTCATTGATGTCAGACAAGGTCAAAAACTTCATTTATGGAGGTGTGAAGCTACCGAATCCAATTTTCCTTCACTGATTTCATCCATATGTTCATGTGCTTCGACTAAACAGCAATACGGAAATCCTCAATATCCATCTTGGGTTGCTGTTGGGCAAAGTTCTGGGTATTGCAGGCTATTTGATGTGAGGAGTGGCAAAATTATTTCCTCATGGCAAGCTCATGATGGTTTTGTCACTAAG ATAGCCACACCGGAAGAGCATTTGCTGGTTTCAAGCTCTCTTGACCGCACCTTAAGGATTTGGGACTTGAGAAG AAATTGGAAATCAAAACCCTTGGCTTCCAGAGGTCACACTGATGGTGTTTCTGATTTCTCCATTTGGGGGCAAAATGTGATTTCAATTTTCCGCAGTAAAATTGGGCTTTCTTCTTTGGCCAGTTCTTCTGATGAA GACATCCAGCAATTCGTCACGCCTCAGTATCTCTACATGGGTGATCGTGAATCAAAAAACGCGTCTGTTTTATCAAGTATCAATGTCTTACCTTTCTCGCGGCTCTTTGTGGTTGGAACAGAAGATGGTCATTTGAAGATGTGTTGCTAG